A single genomic interval of Bradyrhizobium sp. CCBAU 53338 harbors:
- a CDS encoding HoxN/HupN/NixA family nickel/cobalt transporter translates to MGQVTSRSGLLKGLKLRTVLLLAGLTLTNIAAWGWAVALFAGQPSVMATALLAWVFGLRHAVDADHIAAIDNVVRKLMHAGRASETAGLYFALGHSTIVLASMILLAAGVMTLGGEGLLKNLGGLLGTSVSAVFLLGVAAVNFAIFANLWRTMRAAQASGVYGAQLLDAPLAGSGLLSHLLGPIFRIVTQSWHMYPLGFLFGLSFDTATEIGLLSLSASETARGLSLWQAIVFPALFAAGMSLVDTLDSAFMASAYRWAFVDPARKLWYNLTITGASVAIALFIGSVETLGLISDQLELTGALSSLVDRLKGSQAILGFGVMSLFALAWLASLLLYRVAWKGKTTRTALPTSRAT, encoded by the coding sequence ATGGGGCAGGTCACGTCACGAAGTGGCCTCTTGAAAGGCCTTAAGTTGAGAACTGTCTTGTTGCTGGCAGGGCTGACGCTGACCAACATTGCAGCCTGGGGCTGGGCCGTTGCGCTGTTCGCCGGTCAGCCGTCGGTAATGGCAACCGCGCTGCTCGCTTGGGTGTTCGGTCTGCGCCATGCCGTGGATGCCGATCATATTGCGGCAATCGACAATGTCGTGCGGAAGCTGATGCATGCCGGCCGCGCCTCCGAAACTGCAGGTCTCTACTTTGCGCTCGGCCATTCCACGATCGTTCTCGCTTCAATGATCCTGCTTGCCGCCGGCGTCATGACCCTCGGCGGAGAGGGTTTGCTCAAAAACTTGGGCGGCCTTCTCGGAACCTCGGTTTCAGCCGTCTTCCTGCTCGGCGTGGCCGCCGTCAACTTTGCGATCTTCGCAAACTTGTGGCGCACAATGCGTGCAGCGCAGGCCAGCGGCGTCTACGGTGCACAATTACTCGATGCGCCCCTAGCCGGAAGCGGTCTTCTTTCGCATTTGCTCGGCCCGATCTTCCGAATTGTGACGCAAAGCTGGCACATGTATCCGCTCGGATTCCTGTTCGGATTAAGTTTCGACACGGCGACCGAAATTGGCCTGCTCTCCCTCTCTGCCTCTGAGACTGCGCGCGGCCTGTCGCTCTGGCAGGCCATAGTCTTTCCTGCACTTTTCGCTGCCGGAATGTCCCTGGTTGATACCTTGGATTCAGCATTTATGGCCAGCGCTTATCGCTGGGCTTTCGTCGATCCGGCCCGAAAGCTTTGGTACAATCTGACAATCACAGGTGCCTCAGTCGCGATTGCGCTGTTCATCGGCAGCGTGGAAACGCTTGGCCTGATCAGCGATCAGCTTGAGCTCACGGGTGCCCTTTCGAGCCTCGTCGATCGCCTCAAGGGATCACAAGCCATCTTAGGCTTCGGCGTGATGTCATTGTTCGCTCTCGCCTGGCTAGCATCTCTCCTGCTGTATCGCGTTGCATGGAAGGGAAAGACCACTCGAACCGCCTTGCCGACATCACGCGCGACTTAG